In Halobaculum limi, one DNA window encodes the following:
- a CDS encoding penicillin acylase family protein, which yields MTERSGDFTRRGLLAAVAGGAAAGGFLAPVRGYLSAFAPLSGGAWRAADDDPPQRVTSDHGEAALRYDDEAVPRIEADDEEALSFAVGYAQGADRLFQMDLQRRVMRGELSEVVGEATLASDRFHTKMDFAAAADATWEQVRDTEAGPLVKAYCEGVNRARADLPRPLEFELLDYDPDPWTPADVMLAEKQISWGLTGSFRTLRKETLRAELGADAAETILPNRLGHDAAILGHDGATDDWPVPDGSAARPPRQSGDDGSSASVATDPALDRWLSGVEPPEWAGSNSWAVSGDHTASGDPVMANDPHLSLMAPPVWYEQVLRHPDYQVRGVTFPGVPFVVIGENDRGAWGFTNAGCDVIDFYEYETRNDGSEYRYGDRWRSFEVETQTIDVAGAPDREVEVKKSAHGAVLDANSGGDSFRSELGVAWTGLSATGTTNAILDLNRSRGADDADAALERFDEPTQCFVYADRDGEVRYRVTGKVPIRRTDGEAVRGDRVFDGSAREGEWAGYTPYGESSWEGFIPFEEMPHVDDPDYVGTANQRIVDDEQYPYYLAEDYSEPFRGIRLWDRLDALVDRGDVTAADLRDLQRDVRDVRLEHFRPVLEEARSELSGDARTELDRVLDWDGEAVRDARAPLLFVHFLDAYEGRFVADALGELDDRRDAAAYAPTQWVLATLGDEWFDGSRAVAAADAFEKALARVDSEGWETYGDYNRTRIDHPFDQSFLNYPRYPTDGSAATLFNFRVESGAGSSWRQVCPQNDTPSQCILPGGNDGNAYAESYDDQLRRWANGEFKPMNRGMRGEFTVRFAGGDGE from the coding sequence GTGACCGAACGTTCAGGCGATTTCACACGGCGAGGACTGCTCGCGGCCGTGGCCGGGGGCGCGGCCGCTGGCGGCTTCCTCGCACCGGTTCGCGGCTACCTCTCTGCGTTCGCCCCGCTGTCGGGCGGCGCGTGGCGTGCGGCAGACGACGATCCACCCCAGCGAGTGACCAGCGACCACGGCGAGGCGGCGCTCCGATACGACGACGAGGCAGTCCCTCGAATCGAAGCGGACGACGAGGAAGCACTGTCGTTCGCGGTCGGCTACGCGCAGGGCGCAGACCGACTGTTCCAGATGGACCTCCAGCGACGAGTGATGCGTGGAGAACTCTCGGAGGTCGTGGGTGAGGCGACGCTCGCGTCCGACCGCTTCCACACGAAGATGGACTTCGCGGCCGCGGCCGACGCAACGTGGGAACAGGTGCGAGACACCGAGGCTGGTCCCCTCGTCAAGGCGTACTGTGAGGGCGTGAACCGGGCACGGGCCGATCTGCCTCGCCCGCTGGAGTTCGAACTTCTCGACTACGACCCCGACCCGTGGACGCCCGCCGACGTGATGCTCGCGGAGAAACAGATATCCTGGGGGCTCACCGGCAGTTTCCGTACGCTCCGGAAGGAGACGCTCCGCGCAGAACTGGGCGCGGACGCGGCCGAGACCATTCTCCCGAACCGCCTCGGTCACGACGCCGCCATCTTGGGTCACGACGGCGCGACCGACGACTGGCCGGTGCCCGACGGGTCGGCCGCCCGCCCGCCCCGCCAGAGCGGCGACGACGGGAGTTCGGCGTCGGTAGCGACCGACCCGGCGCTCGACCGATGGCTCTCGGGCGTCGAACCGCCCGAGTGGGCCGGATCGAACTCGTGGGCCGTCTCCGGCGACCACACCGCGAGCGGCGACCCCGTGATGGCGAACGACCCGCACCTATCGCTGATGGCGCCGCCGGTGTGGTACGAACAGGTGCTTCGCCACCCCGACTATCAGGTGCGCGGCGTGACGTTCCCGGGCGTTCCGTTCGTCGTCATCGGCGAGAACGACCGCGGCGCGTGGGGCTTCACGAACGCCGGTTGCGACGTCATCGACTTCTACGAGTACGAGACGCGCAACGACGGCTCGGAGTACCGCTACGGCGACCGCTGGCGCTCGTTCGAGGTGGAGACACAGACCATCGATGTCGCGGGCGCGCCCGACCGCGAGGTCGAGGTAAAGAAGTCCGCGCACGGTGCGGTTCTCGACGCGAACTCCGGTGGCGACTCGTTCCGCTCGGAACTCGGCGTCGCGTGGACGGGCCTGTCGGCGACGGGGACGACGAACGCCATTCTCGACTTGAACCGTTCGCGTGGGGCCGACGACGCAGATGCGGCGCTGGAGCGGTTCGACGAACCGACGCAGTGTTTCGTCTACGCCGACCGCGACGGCGAGGTTCGCTACCGCGTCACCGGGAAGGTGCCGATTCGACGCACGGACGGCGAGGCCGTCCGTGGCGACCGGGTGTTCGATGGGTCTGCCCGTGAGGGCGAGTGGGCCGGCTACACGCCGTACGGCGAGTCGTCGTGGGAGGGGTTCATCCCCTTCGAGGAGATGCCGCACGTTGACGACCCCGACTACGTTGGGACGGCGAACCAACGGATCGTCGACGACGAGCAGTACCCGTACTACCTCGCAGAGGACTACAGCGAGCCGTTCCGCGGCATCCGGCTGTGGGACCGTCTCGACGCACTCGTCGACCGCGGCGACGTGACCGCGGCCGACCTCCGTGACCTCCAGCGAGACGTGCGCGACGTGCGCCTCGAACACTTCCGACCAGTCTTGGAGGAAGCCCGCAGCGAACTGTCGGGTGACGCTCGCACCGAACTCGATCGTGTCCTCGACTGGGACGGCGAGGCGGTGCGGGACGCCCGTGCGCCGCTGCTGTTCGTCCACTTCCTCGACGCCTACGAGGGCCGGTTCGTCGCCGACGCCCTCGGTGAGTTGGACGACCGCCGCGACGCCGCCGCGTACGCGCCGACCCAGTGGGTACTCGCGACGCTCGGCGACGAGTGGTTCGACGGGTCGCGGGCGGTGGCAGCCGCCGACGCCTTCGAGAAGGCACTCGCCCGCGTCGACAGCGAGGGCTGGGAGACGTACGGCGACTACAATCGGACGCGGATCGACCACCCGTTCGACCAGTCGTTCCTCAACTACCCGCGGTATCCGACCGACGGGTCGGCGGCGACGCTGTTCAACTTCCGTGTCGAGTCCGGCGCGGGGAGCAGTTGGCGGCAGGTGTGCCCGCAGAACGACACGCCCTCGCAGTGCATCCTCCCCGGCGGCAACGACGGCAACGCGTACGCCGAGTCGTACGACGACCAGTTGCGCCGCTGGGCGAACGGCGAGTTCAAGCCGATGAACCGGGGGATGCGCGGCGAGTTTACCGTGCGGTTCGCCGGAGGTGACGGCGAATGA
- a CDS encoding DUF7383 domain-containing protein, translating into MTERATYATVYVGAQLGPEAATLGLEWADDAGDRTADHEFEVTTDDPREAYLEIQAFDVAEYGHEFLINGEALGGFDVPPNDGWQLWTDTISGVDLQKGTNTLAIERDTDTNDAFAVGTVRVHWKEPVDGFQTKELVDDST; encoded by the coding sequence ATGACCGAACGTGCGACGTACGCCACCGTCTACGTCGGCGCACAGTTAGGCCCCGAAGCGGCGACGTTGGGCCTTGAGTGGGCCGACGACGCGGGTGACAGAACAGCGGACCACGAGTTCGAGGTGACGACTGACGACCCGCGAGAGGCGTACCTCGAGATCCAGGCGTTCGACGTCGCCGAGTACGGCCACGAGTTCCTCATCAATGGGGAGGCACTGGGCGGGTTCGACGTTCCGCCGAACGACGGCTGGCAGTTGTGGACCGACACGATATCCGGCGTCGATCTACAGAAAGGGACGAACACGCTCGCCATCGAACGCGACACCGACACGAACGACGCCTTCGCCGTGGGCACGGTCCGTGTCCACTGGAAGGAACCCGTAGATGGCTTTCAGACGAAGGAACTGGTCGACGATAGTACTTAA
- the thsB gene encoding thermosome subunit beta — MIIMGEDSQRVKDKDAQEYNISAARAVAEAVRSTLGPKGMDKMLVDSMGDVTITNDGVTILQTMDIDNPTAEMIVEVAETQEDEAGDGTTTAVAIAGELLKNAEDLLEQDIHPTAIIKGFHLASEQARAEVDDIAESVDADDEELIKKVAETSMTGKGAELEKEVLADLIYRAVKQVTVEADDGSNVVDLENIAMETQTGRSAGESELLQGAVVDKDPLHDDMPSAVDDAKVLLLNDPIEIEEADVDTQVSIDSPDQLQSFLDQEEDQLKQKVQKIKETGANVVFCQKGVDDLAQHYLAKEGILAARRVKKSDLTFLKNILGANIVSDLDAATEADLGHGSVSRDDADELFYVEGGADAHGVTLLLRGSTDHVVDELERGVEDALDVVSTAVSDGRIVAGGGAIEVELASRLRDYADSVEGREQLAVEAFADALEIVPRVLAENAGLDSIDTLVDLRAAHESGDKTAGLNVFSGDVEDTLEAGVVETAHAKEQALSSATEAANLVLKIDDIIAAGDLSTGGNDDEEGGAPGGGMGGMGGMGGMGGAM, encoded by the coding sequence ATGATCATTATGGGTGAGGACTCTCAGCGAGTGAAGGACAAGGACGCGCAGGAATACAACATCTCGGCGGCCCGCGCCGTCGCGGAGGCCGTCCGCTCGACGCTCGGCCCGAAAGGGATGGACAAGATGCTCGTCGACTCGATGGGCGACGTCACCATCACGAACGACGGCGTCACCATCCTCCAGACGATGGACATCGACAACCCGACGGCCGAGATGATCGTCGAGGTCGCCGAGACACAGGAAGACGAGGCCGGAGACGGCACGACGACGGCCGTCGCCATCGCTGGTGAACTCCTCAAGAACGCCGAGGACCTCCTCGAGCAGGATATCCACCCGACGGCGATCATCAAGGGCTTCCACCTCGCCAGCGAGCAGGCTCGCGCCGAGGTCGACGACATCGCGGAGTCCGTCGACGCCGACGACGAGGAACTCATCAAGAAGGTCGCCGAGACCTCGATGACCGGCAAGGGCGCGGAACTGGAGAAGGAGGTCCTCGCGGACCTCATCTACCGCGCGGTCAAGCAGGTCACCGTCGAGGCCGACGACGGCTCCAACGTCGTCGACCTGGAGAACATCGCGATGGAGACGCAGACCGGCCGCTCGGCCGGCGAGTCCGAACTCCTGCAGGGTGCGGTCGTCGACAAGGACCCGCTCCACGACGACATGCCCTCGGCGGTCGACGACGCGAAGGTCCTCCTCCTCAACGACCCCATCGAGATCGAGGAGGCCGACGTCGACACGCAGGTCTCGATCGACTCCCCGGATCAGCTCCAGTCGTTCCTCGATCAGGAGGAAGATCAGCTGAAACAGAAGGTCCAGAAGATCAAAGAGACCGGCGCGAACGTCGTCTTCTGTCAGAAGGGCGTCGACGACCTCGCACAGCACTACCTCGCGAAGGAGGGCATCCTCGCGGCCCGCCGCGTCAAGAAGTCCGACCTGACGTTCCTCAAGAACATCCTCGGCGCGAACATCGTCTCCGACCTCGACGCCGCAACCGAGGCCGACCTCGGCCACGGCTCGGTGTCGCGTGACGACGCCGACGAACTGTTCTACGTCGAAGGCGGCGCGGACGCCCACGGCGTCACGCTGCTGCTGCGCGGCTCGACCGACCACGTCGTCGACGAACTCGAGCGCGGTGTCGAGGACGCCCTCGACGTCGTCTCGACTGCCGTCTCCGACGGCCGAATCGTCGCCGGCGGCGGTGCCATCGAGGTCGAACTTGCCTCCCGCCTCCGCGACTACGCCGACTCCGTCGAGGGGCGCGAACAGCTCGCTGTCGAGGCGTTCGCCGACGCGCTGGAAATCGTCCCACGCGTCCTCGCGGAGAACGCGGGGCTCGACTCTATCGACACGCTGGTCGACCTGCGTGCGGCCCACGAGTCCGGTGACAAGACCGCTGGCCTGAACGTCTTCTCTGGCGACGTCGAAGACACTCTCGAAGCCGGCGTCGTCGAGACGGCTCACGCCAAAGAGCAGGCGCTGTCGAGTGCCACCGAGGCCGCGAACCTCGTCCTCAAGATCGACGACATCATCGCCGCGGGCGACCTGTCCACCGGCGGCAACGACGACGAGGAAGGCGGTGCCCCCGGCGGCGGTATGGGTGGCATGGGCGGCATGGGCGGTATGGGCGGCGCGATGTAA
- a CDS encoding ornithine cyclodeaminase family protein: MKTLLLNSDDVHENAEMDELVPAIEEAFAAYQRGDAQMPPKSYIDLPEYNGDFRSMPAYLDAGDWDAAGVKWVNVHTDNEEQYDLPTVMGTMIYSDPKNAFPLALLDGTELTMKRTGAAAAVATDHLAVEDASSLGIVGAGVQAYTQLEAISTVRDIEEVVVSDLSEERVARFIDAFEDRFEVRAGSIAEAAACDVLSTVTPVEDPIVSREAVGDHTHINAMGADAEGKHELADEVLLDAKLVIDDYDQTTHSGEINVPYNAGVLTDDDIYGQIGEIVVGEKEGRTAEDGISVFDSTGLAIQDVAAAHVVYEHANERDNGYEFDLLGLAD; the protein is encoded by the coding sequence ATGAAGACGCTCCTGCTCAACAGCGACGACGTCCACGAGAACGCCGAGATGGACGAACTCGTGCCCGCCATCGAGGAGGCGTTCGCGGCCTACCAGCGCGGCGACGCGCAGATGCCGCCCAAGAGCTACATCGACCTGCCCGAGTACAACGGCGACTTCCGCTCGATGCCCGCCTACCTCGACGCGGGCGACTGGGACGCCGCGGGCGTGAAGTGGGTCAACGTCCACACCGACAACGAGGAACAGTACGACCTCCCGACCGTGATGGGGACGATGATCTACTCGGACCCGAAGAACGCCTTCCCACTCGCCCTCCTCGACGGGACGGAACTGACGATGAAGCGGACGGGCGCGGCCGCGGCGGTCGCCACCGATCACCTCGCGGTCGAAGACGCCTCCTCACTGGGCATCGTCGGCGCGGGCGTGCAGGCGTACACCCAGTTGGAGGCCATCTCCACCGTCCGCGACATCGAGGAGGTCGTCGTCTCCGACCTGAGCGAGGAGCGCGTGGCCCGCTTCATCGACGCTTTCGAGGACCGCTTCGAGGTCCGTGCAGGGTCTATCGCGGAGGCCGCCGCCTGCGACGTGCTCTCGACCGTGACGCCGGTCGAAGACCCAATCGTCTCGCGCGAGGCGGTCGGCGACCACACCCACATCAACGCGATGGGTGCCGACGCCGAGGGGAAACACGAACTCGCCGACGAGGTGTTGCTCGACGCGAAACTCGTCATCGACGACTACGACCAGACGACCCACTCGGGTGAGATCAACGTCCCGTACAACGCGGGCGTCCTCACGGACGACGACATCTACGGCCAGATCGGCGAGATCGTCGTCGGCGAGAAGGAGGGCCGCACGGCCGAGGACGGCATCAGCGTCTTCGACTCGACCGGTCTCGCGATCCAAGACGTCGCGGCCGCCCACGTCGTGTACGAACACGCGAACGAACGCGACAACGGCTACGAGTTCGACCTGCTGGGCCTCGCAGACTGA
- a CDS encoding Hsp20/alpha crystallin family protein, producing the protein MKGRRPFDDITDLFEQLGEEIDEVGEALETRARSDVAVDILERDDAFVVHADLPGFDRDDIDLSVSGQELTIRAESTADEEAADETDEGRFHRRERRERSITRRVRLPGEVVAADATAKYNHGVLTVTLPKPASDSEDTTRIHVE; encoded by the coding sequence ATGAAAGGTCGACGACCGTTCGACGACATCACCGATCTGTTCGAGCAACTCGGCGAGGAGATAGACGAGGTCGGAGAGGCACTCGAGACCCGTGCCCGTTCGGACGTGGCGGTAGACATCCTCGAACGCGACGATGCGTTCGTCGTCCACGCGGACCTGCCCGGCTTCGACCGCGACGACATCGATCTGTCGGTATCTGGGCAGGAGTTGACGATTCGCGCGGAGTCGACGGCCGACGAGGAGGCGGCCGACGAGACGGACGAGGGGCGATTCCACCGCCGCGAGCGTCGCGAGCGGTCGATCACACGCCGGGTCCGACTCCCGGGCGAGGTCGTCGCCGCGGACGCGACAGCGAAGTACAACCACGGCGTGTTGACGGTGACGCTGCCAAAACCGGCGAGCGACTCCGAGGACACTACTCGTATCCACGTGGAGTAA
- the leuS gene encoding leucine--tRNA ligase, whose protein sequence is MSEEGYDHTAVERRWQEAWAEADAYRTPDDADDPTYVLGMFPYPSGKLHMGHVRNYTITDAYARYRRMRGDSVLHPMGWDSFGLPAENAAKERDSNPRDWTMDCIDTMRGQMESMGFGYDWDREVTTCEPEYYQWNQWLFQQFHEEGLVERRAAEVNWCPDCETVLADEQVEGEDEHCWRCGTLVEQRELDQWTLGITEYADELLADIDDLEGWPDSVREMQRNWIGKQEGSHVEFAIDGHGSVTAFTTRLDTIYGATFFALAPDHPISEELAAEDDDVAHFVEEVADPDGDDPNGIETDLTATNPATGAEVPVFVADFVLSDVGTGALMGVPGHDDRDHAFAERMGVDIVPVVAPEPEGDEEPEAPDISEGAYTEDGVLVNSGEYDGLSSADAREELTADIDSAAFHTQYRLRDWLISRQRYWGTPIPVIHCDDCGPVMVPEEDLPVELPEFVNTTGNPLDAAEEWKHTTCPDCGADAVRETDTMDTFVDSSWYFLRYVSPDLDDAPFDVDRANEWMPVDQYVGGLEHAVMHLLYARFATKAIADMGMLEHREPFTNLLGQGMVQLDGEKMSKSKGNTVSPQRIVDEYGADTARLFMMQAARPDTAFDWSEEGVKSTHRFLGRLADTVRSFDAGDADGADDATAAYVRSEVEAAVAVATEQFDDLGFDLATREAQQLVGTLRSYRAYVDEVHGPTFERGLEVALKLLAPVAPHLTEELYADLTDDDGLLVDADWPTADGDATDIERRRQLVANTREDVRNIVDVANITDPERIDVVVAPEWKHEALEIAIDSDAPNLVGELMQKPEIQRHGSAASDYAKDLQAEREALRSTLSPAREREALEAAAWLIEREFDAPVEILPAEDAADDVANKAEPGRPAIDITE, encoded by the coding sequence ATGTCCGAGGAGGGTTACGACCACACCGCGGTCGAACGACGCTGGCAGGAGGCGTGGGCCGAGGCCGACGCCTACCGGACGCCGGACGACGCCGACGACCCGACGTACGTGCTGGGAATGTTCCCGTACCCGTCCGGGAAACTGCACATGGGCCACGTCCGCAACTACACCATCACGGACGCGTACGCCCGCTACCGGCGGATGCGCGGGGACAGCGTGCTCCACCCGATGGGGTGGGACTCGTTCGGCTTGCCCGCCGAGAATGCTGCGAAAGAACGCGACTCCAACCCCCGCGACTGGACGATGGACTGCATCGACACGATGCGCGGGCAGATGGAGTCGATGGGCTTCGGATACGACTGGGACCGGGAGGTCACCACCTGCGAACCGGAGTACTATCAGTGGAACCAGTGGCTGTTCCAGCAGTTCCACGAGGAGGGGCTGGTCGAACGCCGTGCTGCGGAGGTGAACTGGTGTCCCGACTGTGAGACGGTGCTGGCCGACGAACAGGTCGAAGGCGAGGACGAACACTGCTGGCGCTGTGGCACGCTGGTCGAACAGCGCGAACTGGACCAGTGGACGCTGGGCATCACCGAGTACGCCGACGAACTGCTGGCCGACATCGACGACCTGGAGGGGTGGCCCGACAGCGTCCGCGAGATGCAGCGCAACTGGATCGGGAAACAGGAGGGCTCACACGTCGAGTTCGCTATCGACGGCCACGGCTCGGTGACGGCGTTCACCACCCGCCTGGACACCATCTACGGCGCGACGTTCTTCGCGCTGGCTCCCGACCACCCCATCTCCGAAGAACTGGCCGCCGAGGACGACGACGTGGCTCACTTCGTCGAGGAGGTGGCAGACCCCGACGGCGACGACCCCAACGGCATCGAGACGGACCTGACCGCCACGAACCCCGCGACGGGTGCGGAGGTGCCCGTCTTCGTCGCCGACTTCGTCCTCTCGGACGTCGGGACGGGCGCGCTGATGGGCGTGCCCGGTCACGACGACCGCGACCACGCGTTCGCCGAGCGAATGGGCGTCGACATCGTCCCCGTCGTCGCACCCGAACCCGAGGGCGACGAGGAACCAGAAGCGCCGGACATCAGCGAGGGCGCGTACACCGAGGACGGCGTCCTCGTCAACAGCGGCGAGTACGACGGCCTGTCGAGCGCCGATGCGCGCGAGGAACTGACCGCCGACATCGACTCCGCCGCGTTCCACACGCAGTACCGCCTGCGCGACTGGCTCATCTCCCGCCAGCGCTACTGGGGGACGCCGATTCCCGTCATCCACTGCGACGACTGCGGACCCGTGATGGTGCCCGAGGAGGACCTGCCGGTGGAACTGCCGGAGTTCGTCAACACCACCGGGAATCCGCTGGACGCCGCCGAGGAGTGGAAGCACACTACTTGCCCCGACTGCGGCGCCGACGCGGTGCGCGAGACGGACACGATGGACACGTTCGTCGACTCCTCGTGGTACTTCCTGCGGTACGTCTCCCCGGACCTAGACGACGCGCCGTTCGACGTCGACCGCGCCAACGAGTGGATGCCCGTCGACCAGTACGTCGGCGGCCTCGAACACGCCGTGATGCACCTATTGTACGCGCGGTTCGCCACGAAGGCCATCGCGGACATGGGGATGCTGGAGCACCGCGAACCGTTCACGAACCTGCTGGGGCAGGGGATGGTGCAACTGGACGGCGAGAAGATGTCCAAGTCGAAGGGTAACACCGTCTCGCCCCAGCGCATCGTCGACGAGTACGGCGCCGACACGGCCCGTCTGTTCATGATGCAGGCGGCCCGCCCGGACACCGCCTTCGACTGGTCGGAGGAGGGCGTCAAGTCCACCCACCGCTTCCTGGGTCGACTGGCCGACACCGTCCGCTCGTTCGACGCGGGCGACGCCGACGGCGCAGACGACGCGACCGCTGCGTACGTCCGAAGTGAAGTGGAGGCGGCCGTCGCCGTCGCCACCGAGCAGTTCGACGACCTGGGCTTCGATCTGGCGACCCGCGAGGCACAGCAACTGGTCGGCACCCTGCGGAGTTACCGCGCGTACGTCGACGAGGTCCACGGCCCCACCTTTGAGCGTGGACTGGAGGTGGCACTGAAACTGCTGGCGCCCGTCGCGCCGCACCTGACCGAGGAACTGTACGCCGACCTGACCGACGACGACGGCCTGCTGGTCGACGCCGACTGGCCGACCGCCGACGGCGACGCCACCGACATCGAGCGCCGCCGCCAACTGGTCGCGAACACCCGCGAGGACGTCCGCAACATCGTCGACGTGGCGAACATCACCGACCCCGAGCGCATCGACGTGGTCGTCGCGCCCGAGTGGAAACACGAGGCGCTGGAGATCGCCATCGACAGCGACGCTCCCAACCTCGTCGGCGAACTGATGCAGAAGCCGGAGATTCAGCGCCACGGCTCGGCCGCGTCCGACTACGCGAAGGACCTGCAGGCCGAGCGTGAGGCGCTGCGGTCCACCCTGTCGCCCGCCCGCGAGCGGGAGGCGCTGGAGGCGGCGGCGTGGCTCATCGAACGCGAGTTCGATGCACCCGTCGAGATTCTCCCCGCCGAGGACGCCGCAGACGACGTGGCGAACAAGGCCGAACCGGGCCGTCCGGCCATCGACATCACCGAGTAA
- a CDS encoding DUF7535 family protein yields the protein MSTDLDTTDGDDAGLLRTAYRTVTPGYQSRPDDEMNAIGWAIFLGLFALLLPLLPFLAIIWGVSKVIEAITGDGETEE from the coding sequence ATGAGTACGGACCTCGACACCACCGACGGCGACGACGCGGGCCTGCTTCGAACCGCCTACCGGACGGTCACACCCGGCTACCAGTCTCGCCCCGACGACGAGATGAACGCCATCGGTTGGGCCATCTTCCTCGGCCTGTTCGCACTACTGCTCCCGTTGCTCCCCTTCCTCGCCATAATTTGGGGCGTGAGCAAGGTGATCGAAGCGATCACTGGCGACGGAGAGACAGAAGAGTAG
- the hisH gene encoding imidazole glycerol phosphate synthase subunit HisH, with amino-acid sequence MNVTVIDYGVGNLRSLRRGLERAGAAVVVSSDPDTIRDAEAIVLPGVGAFQECVANSEPFHDVLVEKAEDTPILGVCVGLQLMYDESTEGAPEGEVVEGLGLIEGRVERLPDSVKVPHMGWNELTPERDHPLVDGIEDGDYAYFVHSYCADVTDRTIASCEYGRRFAAVAANEAGNVMGTQFHPEKSGETGLKILSNFVDYAEAYHDGEIATAD; translated from the coding sequence ATGAACGTCACCGTCATCGACTACGGCGTGGGGAACCTCCGGAGCCTTCGCCGCGGCCTCGAACGTGCCGGAGCAGCGGTGGTCGTCTCCAGCGATCCCGACACCATCCGTGACGCGGAGGCCATCGTCCTTCCCGGCGTCGGCGCGTTCCAAGAGTGCGTCGCCAACTCCGAGCCGTTCCACGACGTCCTCGTCGAGAAGGCCGAGGACACGCCGATTCTGGGCGTCTGTGTCGGCCTCCAACTGATGTACGACGAGAGCACCGAAGGTGCACCCGAGGGAGAGGTCGTGGAGGGCCTCGGCCTCATCGAGGGCCGGGTCGAGCGTCTCCCCGACTCGGTGAAAGTGCCGCACATGGGCTGGAACGAACTGACGCCCGAGCGTGACCACCCCCTCGTCGACGGCATCGAGGACGGCGACTACGCGTACTTCGTCCACTCCTACTGCGCGGACGTGACCGACCGCACCATCGCCTCGTGTGAGTACGGCCGTCGCTTCGCCGCCGTCGCCGCAAACGAGGCGGGTAACGTGATGGGCACGCAGTTCCACCCCGAGAAGAGCGGTGAGACAGGCCTCAAGATCCTGAGCAACTTCGTCGACTACGCCGAAGCGTACCACGACGGCGAGATCGCTACCGCCGACTGA
- a CDS encoding Hsp20/alpha crystallin family protein: protein MSNITPFDEMNRMFDRMSRNFGTVGNFGNFGDFGRMDLSDLDSMRRTGIDIDVAEYDDEIAVVADLPGFTKEDIDLSVRDGVLTIGAERSMSTDEGDESGSYLRRERRTESMRRSISLPTDVVEDDASATYSNGVLTVTLPKVTVESDDEDSHRIDVN from the coding sequence ATGAGCAACATTACTCCCTTCGACGAGATGAACCGGATGTTCGACCGTATGTCTCGCAACTTCGGCACCGTCGGTAACTTCGGCAACTTCGGCGACTTCGGCCGAATGGATCTGAGCGACCTCGACTCGATGCGACGAACGGGCATCGACATCGACGTGGCCGAGTACGACGACGAGATTGCCGTCGTCGCCGACCTCCCCGGATTTACGAAAGAGGACATCGACCTGTCCGTCCGCGACGGCGTCCTCACCATCGGCGCCGAGCGCTCGATGAGCACCGACGAGGGCGACGAGTCCGGGTCGTACCTGCGCCGCGAGCGCCGTACCGAGTCGATGCGCCGTTCGATCAGCCTCCCCACCGACGTGGTCGAGGACGATGCCAGCGCGACGTACTCCAACGGCGTCCTCACCGTCACCCTCCCCAAAGTGACCGTCGAGTCCGACGACGAGGACAGCCACCGCATCGACGTCAACTAA